In Capillimicrobium parvum, a genomic segment contains:
- a CDS encoding pyruvate dehydrogenase complex E1 component subunit beta, with product MPETTYVKAITGALARAMRDDPHVFVLGEDVAEGGPYTTTAGLAEEFGRHRVRDTPISEAAITGVAIGAAQSGLRPVLEIMFIDFITLALDQLANAAAKAHAMSGGQLSVPMVLRTQGGAGQRGAAQHSQSLESWLTHVPGLKVVMPSSAADAAGLLASAIADPDPVVFIENKALYFRREDVPETPEPVPIGRARIVRPGRDVSIVALSRMVPEALEAADRLARDGIEAEVIDPRTLVPLDLDTIVESVRRTNHLVIAHEAVVHGGFGAEIAALVCEEAFDELDAPIERVGAPFAPIPLSPPLEDACVPGSDDVHAAVEAALGRDHGRRAAARKARGGGAMRKGPGFTRLRSALAAMVLLLTTSLALAACGGGNGSSTSTGTAAGTATSTGAGTGASTTASTGASTTAGTGGGSKCGAGNGQKASGAPVKIGSINTKQPGTDFTDISTMAKAYFDCVNDNGGINGRPVEYVVETEQTDPGQVASLAKKLINSDKVVALVGNTSLIDCAVNHKFYEAQGFYVIDSGIAPECYTTSNSAPVNMGPRYSSDGAAQALIKQKVKKIVFDQANVPGTEYVDAGVKAVVGAAGLPYESVKDNVPIQDANSIALKLVQAAGDGGGVVLNFTPPEALKILQAAQQQGLQDRVKWACSTPCNTDFLAEALGSEWENKLFVNAELNLIDAQAPDSALYRQVREKYAPKVPLGSFSQMGFLEARIATEALRGIQGDITPKTANDAFRGVKDFKTDIVCKPWYYGKAPLHIPNNTDRTVTPRSGRMVEQENCFPISDADPDIAKVRQIEQEQGL from the coding sequence ATGCCTGAGACGACCTACGTCAAGGCGATAACCGGCGCGCTCGCACGCGCGATGCGTGACGATCCGCACGTGTTCGTCCTGGGGGAGGACGTCGCCGAGGGCGGTCCCTACACGACCACCGCCGGCCTGGCGGAGGAGTTCGGACGCCATCGCGTGCGCGACACGCCGATCAGCGAGGCGGCCATCACCGGCGTGGCCATCGGCGCCGCCCAGTCGGGTCTGCGGCCCGTGCTGGAGATCATGTTCATCGACTTCATCACGCTGGCGCTCGACCAGCTCGCCAACGCCGCGGCCAAGGCGCACGCGATGTCGGGCGGGCAGCTGTCGGTGCCGATGGTCCTGCGCACCCAGGGCGGAGCGGGCCAGCGCGGCGCCGCGCAGCACTCGCAGAGCCTGGAGAGCTGGCTCACGCACGTGCCCGGGCTGAAGGTGGTCATGCCGAGCAGCGCCGCCGACGCGGCCGGCCTGCTCGCCAGCGCGATCGCCGACCCGGACCCGGTCGTCTTCATCGAGAACAAGGCGCTGTACTTCCGGCGCGAGGACGTCCCCGAGACGCCCGAGCCGGTGCCGATCGGCCGCGCGCGCATCGTGCGCCCCGGTCGCGACGTCTCGATCGTCGCGCTGTCGCGCATGGTCCCGGAGGCGCTGGAGGCGGCGGACCGGCTTGCGCGCGACGGCATCGAGGCCGAGGTGATCGACCCGCGGACGCTGGTCCCGCTCGATCTCGACACGATCGTGGAGTCCGTACGACGGACCAACCACCTCGTGATCGCCCACGAGGCGGTCGTGCACGGGGGCTTCGGCGCGGAGATCGCCGCGCTGGTCTGCGAGGAGGCGTTCGACGAGCTGGACGCCCCGATCGAGCGGGTGGGCGCGCCGTTCGCGCCGATCCCGCTCAGCCCGCCGCTCGAGGACGCCTGCGTCCCCGGAAGCGACGACGTCCACGCGGCCGTCGAGGCCGCGCTGGGCAGGGACCACGGGCGCCGCGCCGCGGCGCGCAAGGCACGAGGAGGAGGCGCGATGAGGAAGGGTCCCGGGTTCACCCGGCTCCGATCCGCGCTCGCGGCCATGGTGCTGCTGCTCACGACGAGCCTGGCACTGGCGGCCTGCGGCGGCGGCAACGGCTCCAGCACGAGCACCGGCACGGCCGCGGGCACCGCGACGTCGACGGGTGCCGGCACGGGCGCGTCGACGACGGCGAGCACGGGTGCGTCGACGACCGCCGGCACCGGCGGCGGGTCCAAGTGCGGCGCCGGCAACGGCCAGAAGGCCTCGGGTGCACCCGTCAAGATCGGCTCGATCAACACGAAGCAGCCCGGCACGGACTTCACCGACATCTCGACGATGGCGAAGGCGTACTTCGACTGCGTCAACGACAACGGCGGCATCAACGGCCGGCCGGTCGAGTACGTCGTCGAGACCGAGCAGACGGACCCGGGCCAGGTCGCGTCGCTCGCCAAGAAGCTCATCAACAGCGACAAGGTCGTCGCGCTCGTCGGGAACACGTCGCTGATCGACTGCGCGGTGAACCACAAGTTCTACGAGGCTCAGGGCTTCTACGTCATCGACTCCGGCATCGCGCCCGAGTGCTACACGACGTCCAACAGCGCCCCCGTCAACATGGGCCCGCGCTACAGCTCGGACGGCGCCGCCCAGGCGCTGATCAAGCAGAAGGTCAAGAAGATCGTCTTCGACCAGGCCAACGTGCCTGGCACGGAGTACGTCGACGCCGGAGTGAAGGCCGTCGTCGGCGCTGCCGGACTCCCGTACGAGAGCGTCAAGGACAACGTTCCGATCCAGGACGCCAACTCGATCGCCCTCAAGCTGGTGCAGGCCGCCGGCGACGGGGGCGGCGTCGTCCTGAACTTCACGCCTCCCGAGGCGCTGAAGATCCTCCAGGCCGCGCAGCAGCAGGGGCTGCAGGACCGCGTCAAGTGGGCCTGCTCCACGCCGTGCAACACCGACTTCCTCGCCGAGGCGCTGGGGTCGGAGTGGGAGAACAAGCTGTTCGTCAACGCGGAGCTCAACCTGATCGACGCGCAGGCACCGGACAGCGCGCTGTACCGCCAGGTCCGTGAGAAGTACGCCCCGAAGGTCCCGCTGGGCTCGTTCAGCCAGATGGGGTTCCTCGAGGCGCGCATCGCCACGGAAGCACTGAGGGGCATCCAGGGGGACATCACGCCGAAGACCGCCAACGACGCCTTCCGGGGCGTCAAGGACTTCAAGACGGACATCGTCTGCAAGCCCTGGTACTACGGCAAGGCCCCGCTGCACATCCCGAACAACACCGACCGGACGGTGACCCCCCGCAGCGGCAGGATGGTCGAGCAGGAGAACTGCTTCCCCATCTCCGACGCGGACCCGGACATCGCCAAGGTGCGCCAGATCGAACAGGAACAGGGGTTGTGA
- a CDS encoding thiamine pyrophosphate-dependent dehydrogenase E1 component subunit alpha encodes MNEVQGRDVLDTMWRIRHFEERVGRLKRADEVHGLIHSSLGQEGVAAGVCRQLRDDDAVYSGHRAHGHAIAKGAPMDRVMAELMGRDDGLCHGLGGSMHLVDVEHGLMGATGVVGGNVPIALGSALAAQLRGDDAVAVVFFGDGAVQAGHFNETINLATLWGSPLILVCENNGFAEFTLRSAHTVVERVSDVVAPYGLTRETIDGNDVLAVWDAFGRFLEAARRGAGPLLLECLTHRLSGHYEGDPAKYREAIAQDEWQQVDPILRLQRHGIGAGWFGSDEAAAIEAGAVAQVEAAVAFARESPWPDEALIAEMVYAGAVDA; translated from the coding sequence GTGAACGAGGTCCAGGGACGTGACGTGCTCGACACGATGTGGCGGATCCGCCACTTCGAGGAGCGCGTCGGCCGCCTGAAGCGAGCGGACGAGGTCCATGGCCTGATCCACTCGAGCCTGGGCCAGGAGGGCGTCGCCGCCGGCGTGTGCCGTCAGCTGCGCGACGACGACGCCGTCTACAGCGGCCACCGCGCGCACGGGCACGCGATCGCCAAGGGCGCGCCGATGGACCGCGTCATGGCCGAGCTCATGGGCCGCGACGACGGCCTCTGCCATGGGCTGGGCGGCTCGATGCACCTGGTCGACGTCGAGCACGGCCTGATGGGCGCGACCGGCGTCGTGGGCGGCAACGTCCCGATCGCCCTGGGCAGCGCGCTGGCGGCCCAGCTGCGCGGCGACGATGCGGTGGCCGTCGTGTTCTTCGGCGACGGCGCCGTGCAGGCCGGCCACTTCAACGAGACGATCAACCTGGCGACGCTCTGGGGCTCGCCGCTCATCCTCGTCTGCGAGAACAACGGCTTCGCCGAGTTCACGCTGCGCTCGGCCCACACCGTCGTCGAGCGGGTCAGCGACGTCGTCGCGCCGTACGGGCTGACGCGCGAGACCATCGACGGCAACGACGTCCTCGCGGTGTGGGACGCGTTCGGCCGCTTCCTCGAGGCGGCGCGCCGCGGCGCCGGCCCACTCCTGCTCGAGTGCCTCACCCACCGGCTGAGCGGCCACTACGAGGGCGACCCGGCGAAGTACCGCGAGGCGATCGCCCAGGACGAGTGGCAGCAGGTCGACCCGATCCTGCGCCTGCAGCGTCACGGCATCGGCGCCGGCTGGTTCGGCTCCGATGAGGCGGCGGCCATCGAGGCCGGCGCCGTCGCGCAGGTGGAGGCCGCGGTCGCCTTCGCGCGCGAGAGCCCGTGGCCCGACGAGGCGCTGATCGCCGAGATGGTCTACGCGGGGGCCGTCGATGCCTGA
- a CDS encoding ABC transporter substrate-binding protein, giving the protein MSEGKTSSPSARTRSVVAIVALLLVSGLVLAACGGGGDSSTGTAAATSASTTAASTQTPPADTTASTTAATGGESKCGLGNGQKATGEPIKLGAIVTKQPGTDFTDGPNMSKAFYDCVNDNGGINGRPIQYIIEPEQTDPGQVASLAKKLVESDKVLGIFGGFSLIDCAVNHKFYEANGYYVTNAGIAPECWSTPNSAAINMGPRYSSDGATQALIKQGVKKLVFIQSNVPGTGYIEAGPKAVAKAANVPIVSLKENVPIQDANSVALKVVQQAGDGGGVVLNFTPPEALKILQAAQQQGLQDRVKWGCSTPCNTDFLAEALGSDWENKLFVNAELNVTDAQGPDTALYNKVREQYGSKIPLGSFSQMGFLLAKIATDQMLKIKGPITQESVNKAILATKDYKTDIICKPWYYGKAPMHIPNNTDYTTTPKDGKMVIQEGCTEISDADPDIARARQIEKEQGIG; this is encoded by the coding sequence ATGTCTGAGGGGAAGACGTCCTCGCCCTCCGCGAGGACCCGCTCGGTCGTTGCCATCGTCGCGCTGCTGCTGGTCTCGGGCCTCGTGCTCGCGGCCTGCGGCGGCGGAGGCGACAGCTCGACCGGTACCGCCGCGGCGACGTCCGCGAGCACCACCGCCGCGTCGACGCAGACACCGCCGGCGGACACGACGGCATCGACGACCGCCGCCACGGGCGGGGAGTCGAAGTGCGGTCTGGGCAACGGTCAGAAGGCCACGGGCGAGCCGATCAAGCTCGGCGCGATCGTGACCAAGCAGCCGGGCACGGACTTCACGGACGGGCCGAACATGTCGAAGGCGTTCTACGACTGCGTCAACGACAACGGCGGCATCAACGGCCGCCCGATCCAGTACATCATCGAGCCGGAGCAGACCGACCCCGGTCAGGTCGCCTCGCTGGCCAAGAAGCTCGTGGAGAGCGACAAGGTCCTCGGCATCTTCGGCGGCTTCTCGCTGATCGACTGCGCCGTGAACCACAAGTTCTACGAGGCCAACGGCTACTACGTGACGAACGCCGGCATCGCGCCGGAGTGCTGGAGCACGCCGAACAGCGCGGCGATCAACATGGGCCCGCGCTACAGCTCGGACGGCGCCACGCAGGCGCTCATCAAGCAGGGCGTCAAGAAGCTCGTCTTCATCCAGTCCAACGTCCCGGGCACCGGCTACATCGAGGCCGGCCCCAAGGCGGTCGCCAAGGCGGCGAACGTCCCGATCGTCAGCCTCAAGGAGAACGTGCCGATCCAGGACGCCAACTCGGTGGCCCTCAAGGTCGTGCAGCAGGCCGGTGACGGCGGCGGCGTCGTGCTGAACTTCACGCCTCCCGAGGCGCTGAAGATCCTCCAGGCCGCACAGCAGCAGGGCCTGCAGGACCGCGTGAAGTGGGGCTGCTCGACCCCGTGCAACACCGACTTCCTGGCCGAGGCGCTGGGGTCGGACTGGGAGAACAAGCTGTTCGTCAACGCGGAGCTCAACGTCACCGACGCCCAGGGCCCCGACACGGCGCTCTACAACAAGGTCCGCGAGCAGTACGGCTCGAAGATCCCGCTGGGCTCGTTCAGCCAGATGGGCTTCCTGCTGGCCAAGATCGCGACGGACCAGATGCTGAAGATCAAGGGTCCGATCACGCAGGAGAGCGTCAACAAGGCGATCCTCGCGACGAAGGACTACAAGACGGACATCATCTGCAAGCCGTGGTACTACGGCAAGGCGCCGATGCACATCCCGAACAACACGGACTACACCACCACGCCGAAGGATGGCAAGATGGTGATCCAGGAAGGTTGCACGGAGATCTCGGACGCTGACCCGGATATCGCTCGGGCGAGGCAGATCGAGAAGGAGCAGGGGATCGGGTAG